Proteins from a single region of Fundulus heteroclitus isolate FHET01 chromosome 12, MU-UCD_Fhet_4.1, whole genome shotgun sequence:
- the LOC105926910 gene encoding histone-lysine N-methyltransferase PRDM9, whose translation MSSSQSLREFIRERLTAAAEEIFTEFDKTIVHYEEELDRQRRLLEISCKPHTNLQRIVLSQHYIWKEEEEVPTEHHICSQESNSSLDQEEPQSFLTEEELKKPKSQQIKENRAKLEPPQIKEEPQHPAIKNEEEQLYISLEKEQLGQQQSTDSFTVVAVYKETDHSEPESYKDQLIAQIFSESEKQKQERSNLEDSESSRDEENKSFQQMRCDVEDVVNIEVERRETVNTIDSISACKICGKSFAKKLLSDHMRIHTDEKPFSCLTGGKNFSNSARLYLRTRTDRDEKPFSCMTCGKCFNRKSNLTDHMKTHTGEKPFSCMTCGKRFNRKSNFMVHIKTHTGEKPFSCMTCGKTFSMKGNLSRHLKSHTGEKPFSCLYCGRNFRDRPSLSQHIKIHTGKKCFSV comes from the exons ATGTCTTCATCTCAGTCTCTGAGAGAGTTTATCAGGGAGCGactgactgctgctgctgaagaaatatTCACAGAGTTTGATAAAACCATCGTCCACTACGAGGAAGAGCTGGATCGTCAGCGCAGACTGCTGGAAATCAGCTGCAAACCCCACACGAACCTGCAGAGAATAG TTCTCTCACAGCATTATAtttggaaggaggaggaggaggttccCACTGAACATCACATCTGCAGCCAGGAGAGTAACTCCAGTTTGGACCAAGAAGAGCCACAATCTTTTTTGACAGAGGAGGAACTGAAGAAACCCAAATCTCAACAGATAAAAGAGAACAGGGCTAAACTAGAACCACCACAAATAAAGGAGGAACCACAGCATCCAGCAATAAAGAACGAAGAGGAGCAACTCTATATTAGTCTGGAGAAAGAGCAGCTGGGACAGCAGCAGTCAACTGATTCCTTTACAGTAGTTGCTGTTTACAAGGAAACAGACCACAGCGAACCAGAATCATACAAGGACCAACTCATCGCTCAGATTTTCTCTGAGtctgagaaacaaaaacaggaaaggaGCAACCTTGAAGATTCAGAATCAAGCAGAGATGAAGAAAATAAGAGCTTTCAGCAAATGAGATGTGATGTTGAGGATGTGGTCAACATAGAAGTGGAAAGACGGGAGACAGTGAACACAATTGACAGTATTTCAGCTTGTAAAATTTGTGGTAAAAGTTTTGCTAAGAAGCTTTTGAGTGatcacatgagaattcacactgatgagaagcctttctcatgtttGACAGGTGGAAAAAACTTTAGTAATAGTGCGAGATTATACCTGCGAACAAGAACCGATAGAGATGAAAAGCCTTTTTCATGTATGacttgtggaaaatgttttaatcgCAAAAGTAATTTGACTGATCACATgaaaactcacacaggtgagaaacctttttcctgtatGACATGTGGAAAACGTTTTAATCGCAAAAGTAATTTCATGGTTCACATtaaaactcacacaggtgagaaacctttCTCATGTATGACATGTGGAAAAACTTTCAGCATGAAAGGAAATTTATCTCGGCACTTAAAATCGCATACAggggagaagcctttctcatgtttGTATTGCGGAAGGAATTTCCGTGATAGACCAAGTTTATCTCAGCACATAAAAATCCATACAggcaaaaagtgtttttctgtaTGA